From one Microbacterium sp. 10M-3C3 genomic stretch:
- the rfbA gene encoding glucose-1-phosphate thymidylyltransferase RfbA produces MRGIVLAGGSGTRLHPITLGVSKQLVPVYDKPMVYYPLSTLMLAGIDEILVITTPHDAEHFERLLGDGSQFGVSLSFKAQLSPDGLAQAFTIGADFIGGDKVALVLGDNLLYGPGLGSQLQRYSDVDGGAVFAYWVAEPSAYGVVEFDGTGRAISLEEKPADPKSNYAIPGLYFYDNDVVEIARGLAPSPRGEYEITDINAEYLRRGKLQVEVLPRGTAWLDTGTFDQMMDAGEYVRTMERRTGMKIGVPEEVAWRMGFLTDADLEERAVKLTKSGYGTYLLDLLKRGH; encoded by the coding sequence ATGAGGGGCATCGTCTTGGCGGGTGGTTCGGGGACGCGGTTGCATCCGATCACTCTTGGGGTCTCGAAGCAGTTGGTGCCGGTATATGACAAGCCGATGGTGTACTACCCACTGTCGACGTTGATGCTGGCGGGGATCGACGAGATTCTGGTGATCACGACACCGCACGACGCCGAGCACTTTGAGCGGCTTCTGGGCGATGGGTCCCAGTTCGGGGTGTCGTTGTCGTTCAAGGCGCAGCTGTCGCCGGATGGGTTGGCGCAAGCGTTCACGATCGGCGCGGACTTCATCGGCGGCGACAAGGTCGCGTTGGTGCTGGGCGACAACCTTCTCTACGGGCCGGGCCTCGGGTCGCAGCTGCAGCGCTACTCGGATGTGGACGGGGGCGCTGTGTTCGCGTACTGGGTGGCCGAGCCGTCCGCGTACGGGGTGGTGGAGTTCGATGGCACGGGGCGTGCGATCTCGCTCGAGGAGAAGCCCGCCGACCCGAAGAGCAACTACGCGATCCCGGGCCTGTATTTCTACGACAACGATGTGGTCGAGATCGCGCGTGGGTTGGCGCCGTCCCCTCGGGGTGAGTACGAGATCACCGATATCAACGCGGAGTACCTGCGCCGCGGGAAGCTGCAGGTCGAGGTGTTGCCGCGGGGGACGGCGTGGCTGGACACGGGCACGTTCGATCAGATGATGGACGCCGGGGAGTATGTGCGCACGATGGAACGCCGCACCGGGATGAAGATCGGCGTCCCGGAAGAGGTCGCGTGGCGGATGGGGTTCCTCACTGACGCCGACCTGGAGGAACGTGCGGTGAAGCTGACGAAATCCGGGTACGGGACGTACCTGCTGGACCTGCTGAAGCGAGGACACTGA
- a CDS encoding NYN domain-containing protein, protein MRHLDTVPTSTIDDADVRTTAPRRVRTVHAIDLENQLVTRGRRMTTADAARWWAVYRDEAVGVGPDDLVFVGVSVHTTRELRPAFEGDRVMWRIGHAGPDGADLALLSALYAPQFAGKYRRLVIASGDHIFAPLARHAREVGMKVQLVHGRNGVSSELAALASTRTTIRPVARSQEARALSAIRLVHTAATAA, encoded by the coding sequence ATGCGCCACCTCGACACCGTCCCCACGTCCACGATCGACGATGCGGACGTCCGCACGACCGCCCCGCGGCGCGTCCGCACCGTCCACGCGATCGACCTCGAGAACCAGCTCGTCACACGCGGCCGCCGGATGACCACGGCGGATGCTGCGCGCTGGTGGGCGGTATACCGCGACGAGGCCGTCGGCGTCGGTCCCGACGACCTTGTCTTCGTGGGCGTCTCCGTCCACACCACGCGCGAGCTGCGCCCGGCCTTCGAGGGCGACCGTGTCATGTGGCGGATCGGACACGCCGGCCCCGACGGCGCCGACCTCGCGCTCCTGTCCGCGCTGTACGCGCCGCAGTTCGCCGGCAAGTACCGCCGTCTCGTCATCGCCAGCGGCGACCACATCTTCGCGCCGCTCGCCCGCCACGCGCGCGAGGTCGGCATGAAGGTGCAGCTGGTCCACGGCCGCAACGGCGTCTCGTCCGAGCTGGCCGCGCTCGCGTCGACGCGCACCACCATCCGTCCGGTCGCGCGGTCGCAGGAGGCTCGCGCACTGTCGGCCATCCGGCTCGTGCACACCGCCGCCACGGCCGCGTGA
- the rfbB gene encoding dTDP-glucose 4,6-dehydratase, translating into MARTLLVTGGAGFIGSNFVHYVIEHTDDRVVVLDKLTYAGNEASLAGLPADRVELIVGDIADAGLVDELFARVDAVVHYAAESHNDNSLNDPRPFLDTNIVGTYTLLEAARKHGRRFHHISTDEVYGDLELDDPARFTESTPYNPSSPYSSTKAGSDLLVRAWVRSFGVQATISNCSNNYGPFQHVEKFIPRQITNVIRGIRPKLYGAGQNVRDWIHADDHSSAVLTILDKGVIGETYLIGADGEKDNKTVVELILTLMGEPADAYDHVTDRAGHDLRYAIDSTKLRTELGWAPQYRDFEAGLAATIDWYRQNEAWWAGAKDGVEAFYASKGQ; encoded by the coding sequence ATGGCACGCACACTTCTCGTGACCGGTGGTGCCGGGTTCATCGGTTCGAACTTCGTGCATTACGTCATCGAGCACACGGATGACCGGGTGGTCGTGCTCGACAAGCTCACCTACGCGGGCAACGAGGCGTCTCTCGCGGGGTTGCCGGCGGATCGGGTGGAGCTGATCGTTGGGGACATCGCCGACGCGGGATTGGTGGATGAGTTGTTTGCCCGGGTGGATGCGGTGGTGCATTACGCCGCGGAGTCCCACAACGACAACAGCTTGAATGATCCGCGCCCGTTCCTGGACACGAACATCGTCGGCACCTACACGCTGCTGGAAGCCGCACGGAAGCACGGGAGGCGGTTCCATCACATCTCTACCGACGAGGTCTACGGCGACCTCGAGCTGGATGACCCGGCGCGGTTCACCGAGTCCACCCCGTACAACCCGTCCTCCCCGTACTCCTCCACGAAGGCGGGGTCGGACCTGTTGGTGCGGGCGTGGGTGCGGTCGTTCGGGGTGCAAGCGACGATCTCGAACTGCAGCAACAACTACGGGCCGTTTCAGCATGTGGAGAAGTTCATCCCCCGGCAGATCACGAACGTGATCCGCGGTATCCGCCCCAAGCTGTACGGCGCCGGACAGAACGTGCGTGACTGGATCCACGCCGACGATCACTCCTCCGCCGTGCTCACCATCTTGGACAAGGGGGTGATCGGGGAGACGTACCTGATCGGCGCGGACGGCGAGAAGGACAACAAGACCGTCGTCGAGCTGATCCTGACACTGATGGGTGAGCCGGCGGACGCGTACGACCATGTCACCGACCGGGCAGGGCACGACCTGCGGTACGCGATCGACTCCACCAAACTCCGCACCGAGCTCGGCTGGGCACCCCAGTACCGGGACTTCGAAGCGGGCCTAGCTGCGACCATCGACTGGTACCGCCAGAACGAGGCCTGGTGGGCGGGCGCGAAAGACGGCGTCGAAGCGTTCTACGCGTCCAAGGGCCAGTGA
- a CDS encoding polysaccharide biosynthesis tyrosine autokinase gives MELSDYIRILRKNWLVIVATTLIGIAVAAGYSLTRTPMYDASSRVFVSTQAGGTVQDLQQGGTFALQRVGTYVQLVETPIVLNPVINELGLEGTADDLAQRVSSSTPLNSFLIDISVQDADPVQAANLANAIAASLTEAVESIELRSDSQQSPVQLTRVKDALPEARPVSPNVPLNLALGGLVGLALGIGIAVLRAVLDNKVRTARDVEGLTDRPVIGAIPFDPKAKERPLILEADPHNTRSEAFRALRTNLQFLEMDGGHSFVITSSLPSEGKSTTTLNLALALADAGKRVALLDCDLRKPKVAEYLGTEGGAGLTDVLIGRARVADVMLPWGKRPLYVLPAGKVPPNPSELLGSKQMGQLLDALSNEFDVVLCDAPPLLPVTDAAILARSTAGAIVIASAGRTTTSQLSGALDALDTVGAKVAGVVLSMVPTRGPDAYGYGYGYGYGGYGTYVPSKKRGDKRSGGERRGPAVETSATDPLI, from the coding sequence ATGGAGCTCAGCGACTACATCCGCATTCTGCGCAAGAACTGGCTGGTGATTGTCGCGACCACGCTCATCGGCATTGCCGTGGCGGCCGGCTACTCGCTCACGCGTACTCCCATGTACGACGCCTCCAGCCGCGTCTTCGTCTCGACGCAAGCGGGCGGAACGGTGCAGGACCTGCAGCAGGGTGGCACGTTCGCCCTGCAGCGCGTCGGCACTTATGTCCAGCTGGTTGAAACACCGATCGTCCTGAACCCAGTGATCAACGAGCTCGGACTCGAGGGCACAGCGGACGACCTCGCCCAGCGCGTGTCGTCGTCGACGCCCCTCAACTCCTTCCTCATCGACATCTCGGTGCAGGACGCCGATCCCGTGCAGGCGGCGAACCTCGCCAATGCGATCGCCGCAAGCCTCACCGAGGCGGTGGAGAGCATCGAGCTGCGCAGTGACTCGCAGCAGAGCCCCGTGCAACTGACGCGCGTGAAGGACGCCCTGCCGGAGGCCCGTCCGGTGAGCCCGAACGTGCCGCTGAACCTCGCCCTCGGCGGGCTCGTGGGCCTCGCCCTCGGAATCGGTATCGCGGTGCTGCGCGCAGTGCTCGACAACAAGGTCCGGACGGCACGCGACGTCGAGGGCCTCACCGACCGCCCAGTCATCGGGGCGATCCCCTTCGATCCGAAGGCCAAGGAGCGGCCGCTCATCCTCGAGGCCGACCCGCACAACACACGGTCCGAGGCTTTCCGCGCCCTGCGCACCAACCTGCAGTTCCTCGAGATGGACGGCGGGCACAGCTTCGTCATCACCTCGAGCCTGCCCAGCGAGGGCAAGTCGACCACGACCCTGAACCTCGCCCTCGCACTTGCCGATGCGGGCAAACGCGTCGCGCTCCTCGACTGCGACCTTCGCAAGCCGAAGGTCGCCGAATATCTCGGCACCGAGGGCGGCGCCGGTCTCACGGACGTCCTCATCGGTCGCGCGCGCGTCGCCGACGTCATGCTTCCGTGGGGCAAGCGCCCGCTCTACGTGCTGCCGGCGGGCAAGGTGCCGCCAAACCCGAGCGAGCTGCTCGGCTCGAAGCAGATGGGCCAGCTCCTCGACGCGCTGAGCAACGAGTTCGACGTCGTGTTATGCGACGCTCCCCCGCTGCTCCCGGTGACGGACGCGGCGATCCTAGCGCGCTCGACCGCCGGCGCCATCGTGATCGCCTCCGCCGGCCGCACGACGACCAGCCAGCTGAGCGGCGCGTTGGATGCTCTCGACACCGTGGGAGCAAAGGTCGCGGGCGTCGTGCTGAGCATGGTTCCGACGCGCGGACCCGACGCCTACGGCTATGGGTACGGCTACGGGTACGGCGGCTACGGCACCTACGTGCCGTCGAAGAAGCGCGGCGACAAGCGGTCCGGTGGCGAGCGCCGCGGCCCCGCCGTCGAGACTTCCGCCACGGATCCGCTCATCTGA
- a CDS encoding glycosyltransferase family 4 protein, with protein MIFGLRDVIRGDFDVVHIHGVGPAFVLLIWPFRKRKSRVFVTAHGLDWERRKWPRAAGWLFRKISVAALRRADALSAVSAPTADRLGEIVGKPVRVISNGISLPVLPLPRPGLPSKYSVVVSRLTPEKNIEAVLRAYGPDLAEVIGPLLLVGGGSASYSADYERQLRELGGPHVQWLGVLPRHQTLAVVSRATVSVSMSRTEAQPMAVIEAAALGVPLILSDIPEHRAVGLDAAVYVSPDSPQQLAEALRAVDQIDRSAVERNAREWCDRDWRAVAEDYRKWFLETTAEGAQHLQVKRMAAK; from the coding sequence ATGATCTTTGGCCTACGGGACGTGATACGCGGTGACTTCGATGTTGTCCATATTCATGGAGTCGGGCCCGCATTCGTGTTGCTGATTTGGCCATTCCGGAAGCGCAAGAGTCGAGTGTTTGTCACTGCTCATGGACTCGATTGGGAGAGGCGCAAGTGGCCCCGCGCCGCAGGTTGGCTCTTCCGGAAGATCTCCGTAGCAGCGCTCCGGCGTGCAGACGCGCTGTCGGCGGTTTCTGCTCCAACCGCAGATCGGCTCGGCGAGATTGTCGGAAAACCGGTTCGAGTAATTTCTAATGGGATATCACTCCCCGTTCTGCCCTTGCCCCGTCCCGGTCTTCCATCCAAGTATTCGGTTGTAGTATCACGGCTGACGCCGGAGAAGAACATCGAGGCCGTGCTACGCGCGTATGGCCCGGATTTGGCAGAGGTCATTGGGCCGCTTCTCTTGGTGGGGGGCGGTTCTGCTTCCTACTCAGCTGACTACGAACGACAACTTCGTGAACTAGGCGGCCCTCACGTCCAGTGGTTGGGAGTGCTTCCACGCCACCAGACACTGGCGGTCGTTTCGCGCGCGACTGTTTCGGTCTCGATGTCTAGGACAGAGGCTCAGCCGATGGCCGTGATCGAAGCCGCCGCGTTGGGCGTGCCGCTAATCTTGAGCGACATACCTGAACATCGTGCAGTCGGTTTGGACGCCGCCGTGTACGTCTCGCCAGATTCTCCTCAACAGCTCGCGGAGGCGCTGCGCGCTGTCGATCAAATCGATCGTTCAGCGGTCGAGAGAAATGCTCGTGAGTGGTGCGATCGCGACTGGCGCGCGGTAGCAGAGGACTATCGGAAGTGGTTCTTGGAGACAACCGCCGAAGGCGCGCAACATCTGCAGGTCAAGCGAATGGCTGCAAAATGA
- a CDS encoding OmpA family protein → MIRSAPTGRRFGAVAAALAFLLVVLTACVDDDKRPLDVVAHDGIVFVAVAHANAPAPDIPVAFRDLITASIAAAAPVTVVSLDGTPEVSFRAAGYEISDENPDATDVDIRRIESRLLTAVRDAAPDSDGNDLGAALAVAADQLRADGATSGAIVVVDNGISDRGFPDMTADGASLATPASVVEFAQAHDELWSMPAGTTVYLAGIGYVSAPQDALPPRQRENILDIWSALVSASGAKAVAVTTPRGGESTSSSFSTGLLAPAETAPFTVQTTGGSVRADLAGDVLFDFDSHALRPDATPALARLLEVVATTPGHVTVIGHTDDVGSAEENVALAERRAASVAAWLIANGIDPSRISTVGKGEAEPVTAGTSEEDRAANRRVVVEIAPER, encoded by the coding sequence ATGATCCGTTCCGCTCCCACCGGCCGGCGCTTCGGCGCCGTCGCCGCCGCCCTCGCGTTCCTCCTCGTCGTCCTCACCGCGTGCGTGGACGACGACAAGCGACCGCTCGACGTCGTCGCCCACGACGGCATCGTGTTCGTCGCCGTGGCGCACGCGAACGCACCGGCGCCCGACATCCCCGTCGCCTTCCGCGACCTGATCACCGCGTCGATCGCCGCCGCCGCGCCGGTCACCGTCGTGAGCCTCGACGGCACGCCGGAGGTGTCCTTCCGCGCCGCGGGGTACGAGATCTCCGACGAGAACCCGGATGCGACCGACGTCGACATCCGTCGAATCGAGTCGCGTCTGCTCACCGCGGTCCGCGATGCGGCGCCCGACAGCGACGGCAACGACCTCGGGGCCGCGCTCGCCGTCGCTGCCGACCAGCTCCGCGCCGACGGCGCCACGTCGGGGGCGATCGTCGTCGTCGACAACGGCATCAGCGACCGCGGCTTCCCCGACATGACCGCCGACGGCGCGTCGTTGGCGACGCCCGCCTCCGTCGTGGAGTTCGCGCAGGCTCACGATGAGCTCTGGTCGATGCCGGCCGGCACCACGGTCTACCTGGCGGGCATCGGGTACGTCAGCGCCCCGCAAGACGCTCTTCCCCCGCGGCAGCGCGAGAACATCCTGGATATCTGGAGCGCGCTCGTCTCGGCGAGCGGCGCGAAGGCGGTTGCCGTCACCACGCCGCGCGGGGGCGAGAGCACGTCGTCGTCCTTCTCGACCGGGTTGCTCGCGCCGGCCGAGACGGCGCCCTTCACGGTGCAGACGACGGGCGGCAGCGTCCGCGCCGACCTCGCCGGCGACGTGCTGTTCGACTTCGACAGCCATGCTCTGCGCCCGGATGCGACGCCGGCGCTCGCGCGTCTGCTCGAGGTGGTCGCGACCACGCCGGGACACGTGACCGTCATCGGCCACACCGACGACGTGGGAAGCGCGGAGGAGAACGTCGCGCTCGCCGAGCGTCGCGCCGCATCCGTCGCCGCGTGGCTCATCGCGAACGGCATCGACCCCTCGCGCATCTCGACCGTGGGGAAGGGAGAGGCCGAGCCCGTCACCGCGGGAACGTCCGAGGAGGACCGCGCCGCCAACCGCCGCGTGGTCGTCGAGATCGCCCCCGAGCGGTGA
- a CDS encoding polysaccharide pyruvyl transferase family protein has product MGDAELVRLTIDAAIVRFGATPTVLATHPSSFEDDADFVYKPLSREIWRSRSGLPKLRWLSQEASRLLFVAAVPFIPKRLRDRAVRAVLRRSKSPWLRALTSASIALAVGGGYLGDRYLRESLVSLLSYRYCIALGAQVETMPLSISSARHPLLRLALLSTKGVRWRARDATTQNILIRSRAQPELVPDLAWLDTGVQTHAENREGICIAPVGSSFYADKGEPLRAWQAARHLIERLDPQSTVRLVPMHRWSAALGDGGDDLACDRLETSIREMRPDLRVIQVRPTRYSEVRDAMAASEFAVCERLHAALAAATSGTRALILGYEPKHLGVMTVAGLERLCGDLEGALSVEPEEIESKAKRQRALVEAAVL; this is encoded by the coding sequence GTGGGCGACGCGGAGCTAGTGCGTTTGACAATCGACGCCGCAATAGTGCGTTTCGGTGCGACACCGACGGTGTTGGCGACTCACCCATCCTCTTTCGAGGACGATGCGGACTTCGTGTATAAGCCGCTATCGCGCGAGATTTGGCGATCTCGAAGCGGGCTGCCCAAGCTTCGGTGGCTGTCGCAGGAAGCGAGCCGATTGCTGTTCGTCGCGGCTGTTCCGTTCATTCCCAAGCGACTACGCGATAGAGCGGTCCGTGCTGTGCTTCGCAGATCGAAGAGCCCATGGCTGCGCGCATTGACGAGCGCTTCAATCGCGCTAGCCGTTGGCGGGGGCTATCTCGGCGATCGATATCTCAGGGAATCCCTGGTTTCCTTGCTCAGTTATCGATACTGCATCGCGCTGGGCGCTCAGGTAGAGACCATGCCGCTTTCTATATCATCGGCCCGGCATCCCCTTCTGCGCCTTGCGCTTTTGAGCACGAAGGGCGTTCGATGGAGAGCTCGCGACGCAACCACCCAGAACATTCTGATCCGCTCGAGGGCTCAGCCAGAGTTGGTGCCAGACCTCGCTTGGTTGGATACTGGCGTTCAGACGCACGCGGAAAATCGCGAGGGTATTTGCATTGCGCCGGTCGGATCGAGCTTCTATGCGGACAAGGGTGAGCCGCTTCGCGCTTGGCAGGCAGCACGACACCTAATCGAGCGGTTGGATCCACAATCCACGGTGCGCCTTGTCCCGATGCACCGATGGAGCGCCGCATTAGGCGACGGAGGTGACGATCTAGCCTGTGATCGGCTCGAGACGTCGATCAGGGAGATGCGCCCTGATCTTCGCGTCATTCAAGTCCGCCCCACTCGATACTCAGAAGTACGCGATGCCATGGCGGCGAGCGAGTTCGCCGTATGTGAGCGTCTCCACGCCGCGCTAGCCGCGGCTACCAGCGGAACAAGAGCATTGATCCTTGGCTATGAGCCCAAACACCTAGGAGTGATGACTGTCGCTGGCCTTGAGCGTCTATGCGGAGATCTCGAGGGTGCACTCTCTGTAGAGCCCGAGGAGATCGAGAGCAAAGCCAAGCGACAGCGCGCGCTTGTAGAGGCGGCTGTGCTGTGA
- a CDS encoding sugar transferase: MTSDLRVGATPSSQSTDRSIIDTAASPPSRGLSRQASRPIGEPGRDSQNWRRSYARRLVVTDFVILVWAVYAAQIAWFGAGWATVAAEEDSRINELSYWAFSAMLIVAWMWALSFTDSRSYRVIGTGSQEYIRVAVSSFRLFGVIAIVAFLTKVDVARGYLLISLPLGIVTLILGRWVWRQWLIMKRGRGEYSARVLLIGSLGSVTQIARELQRNRAAGYEVVGACIPSGKVADVIPGTGIPIMGSVEAVQRAIAATGADTVAVTSTDELPPDKVKEISWNLEAGKQHLVLAPSITDIAGPRVHTRPVAGLPLIHVETPRFSKGQLFLKRTVDLTASIAGIIVLSPLLILLAMAVRLGSQGPVLFRQKRVGFRGREFTMLKFRSMVVNAEDLREQLVRQQRDAGNEVLFKMKNDPRVTPIGRVMRKFSLDEIPQLLNVVGGSMSLVGPRPPLPSEVAQYAHHVHRRFLAKPGITGLWQVSGRSSLSWEESVRLDLSYVENWSLLGDFVILAKTARAALAPGETAH; this comes from the coding sequence GTGACGTCTGACCTCCGGGTCGGCGCGACACCGTCGTCGCAGAGCACCGACAGAAGCATCATCGATACCGCAGCATCGCCCCCTTCTCGGGGCCTGTCGCGGCAGGCATCTCGCCCCATTGGAGAGCCTGGCCGCGACTCCCAGAACTGGCGGCGCTCTTACGCGCGCCGGCTCGTCGTCACCGACTTCGTCATCCTCGTATGGGCTGTGTATGCCGCGCAGATCGCCTGGTTCGGCGCGGGTTGGGCGACCGTCGCGGCTGAGGAAGACAGTCGCATCAACGAGCTGTCGTACTGGGCCTTCTCGGCGATGCTGATCGTGGCGTGGATGTGGGCGCTGTCATTCACGGACTCCCGGAGCTACCGCGTTATCGGCACCGGCTCGCAGGAGTACATCCGCGTCGCGGTGTCTAGCTTCCGCCTGTTTGGCGTCATTGCTATCGTCGCGTTCCTCACCAAAGTCGACGTCGCCCGGGGCTACCTCCTAATCAGCCTTCCCCTAGGCATCGTCACCTTGATTCTCGGTCGCTGGGTCTGGCGCCAGTGGCTCATCATGAAGCGCGGCCGCGGCGAGTACTCGGCGAGAGTTCTCCTGATCGGCTCACTGGGGTCCGTCACTCAGATCGCGCGCGAGTTGCAACGCAATCGTGCGGCGGGGTACGAGGTCGTTGGCGCGTGCATCCCGTCCGGCAAGGTCGCCGACGTGATCCCCGGCACCGGCATTCCCATCATGGGCTCGGTGGAAGCTGTGCAGCGGGCAATCGCTGCCACCGGGGCCGACACCGTTGCGGTGACCAGTACAGACGAACTCCCGCCCGACAAGGTCAAAGAGATTTCCTGGAATCTGGAGGCAGGGAAGCAGCACCTGGTACTCGCGCCAAGCATCACGGACATTGCCGGGCCGCGGGTACATACGCGGCCGGTCGCTGGATTGCCGTTGATCCACGTGGAAACGCCGCGCTTCAGCAAGGGCCAGCTATTCCTGAAACGCACTGTCGACCTGACAGCGAGCATCGCAGGCATCATCGTGCTTAGCCCACTGCTGATCCTTCTCGCAATGGCGGTGCGCCTTGGCAGCCAAGGGCCCGTGCTCTTCCGACAGAAGCGAGTCGGCTTCCGCGGCCGGGAGTTCACGATGCTGAAGTTCCGCTCGATGGTCGTGAATGCCGAGGACTTGCGCGAACAGTTGGTCCGGCAGCAGCGAGATGCTGGCAATGAGGTGCTCTTCAAAATGAAGAACGACCCCCGCGTCACGCCGATCGGACGTGTCATGCGAAAGTTCAGCCTTGACGAGATCCCCCAGCTATTGAATGTCGTTGGCGGATCAATGTCTCTGGTCGGCCCGCGTCCGCCACTCCCGTCGGAAGTAGCGCAATACGCTCATCACGTCCACCGACGCTTCCTCGCTAAACCAGGCATCACCGGGCTTTGGCAGGTCAGCGGGCGCTCGTCTTTGTCGTGGGAAGAAAGTGTACGACTTGACCTTTCGTATGTAGAAAATTGGAGCCTACTGGGCGATTTCGTGATCCTTGCGAAGACAGCGCGAGCAGCCTTAGCCCCCGGCGAGACGGCGCATTGA
- a CDS encoding glycosyltransferase, whose product MRRSRGCTLCRARGDREQSQATARACRGGCAVRVLHVNKFAFARGGAEEYMFRLSDRQAEAGDEVAIFGSAGDVNTTTTSRRLFDFRVQDFHAATSTTSRLRAAREVLWSTRAATSLSQAIEDFRPDVVHVHNYAHQLSSSIIDLMREQGMPVVATAHDYKLICPAYVANRKGQDCFACSHHVSAKLILDRCHHDDLSWSALAAAEAVVVRSKRLTPDHIIAPSQYMADALASSWVATIPISMIRNPAESVGLRWRGGGSLLYVGRLSREKGVEPLIQAAIEARIPLTVAGDGPLRGDLERSSDPTIVTFVGHLPADELARLRERCLAQIVPSEWPENAPLSALEAAIDGVPLIASPRGGLPEFANIGARVSFMNEITGASLQAAVRELDSRSGNMDLLRETLSWSRHLRLVTEVYGRVTA is encoded by the coding sequence ATGCGGAGATCTCGAGGGTGCACTCTCTGTAGAGCCCGAGGAGATCGAGAGCAAAGCCAAGCGACAGCGCGCGCTTGTAGAGGCGGCTGTGCTGTGAGGGTTCTTCATGTAAACAAGTTTGCCTTCGCGCGAGGTGGGGCCGAGGAGTACATGTTTCGCCTCTCTGATCGTCAAGCTGAGGCTGGCGACGAGGTCGCGATATTTGGCAGCGCGGGTGACGTGAACACCACCACGACTTCGCGCCGGTTGTTCGACTTCAGGGTGCAGGACTTCCACGCCGCGACGAGCACAACCTCTCGCCTTCGCGCTGCGCGCGAGGTCCTATGGTCCACGCGAGCAGCAACCTCCCTATCGCAGGCGATCGAGGATTTTCGACCCGACGTAGTTCACGTACACAATTACGCGCATCAGTTGAGTTCGTCGATTATTGACTTGATGCGTGAGCAGGGGATGCCCGTCGTGGCAACTGCTCACGATTACAAATTGATTTGCCCGGCGTACGTTGCCAACAGGAAAGGGCAGGATTGCTTCGCTTGTTCGCATCACGTCAGCGCCAAGTTGATTCTCGATCGATGCCATCACGATGATCTTTCATGGTCCGCGCTTGCTGCAGCGGAGGCTGTGGTGGTCCGCTCAAAGCGATTGACTCCGGATCACATCATTGCGCCCTCCCAATATATGGCTGACGCGCTCGCGAGTAGCTGGGTAGCGACCATACCGATCTCGATGATCCGAAACCCAGCTGAGTCGGTTGGGCTTCGGTGGCGAGGGGGTGGCTCGCTTCTCTACGTTGGCCGTTTGTCGCGAGAGAAGGGCGTCGAGCCATTGATCCAGGCAGCCATCGAAGCCCGGATTCCCCTCACAGTCGCGGGTGACGGGCCGCTTCGGGGCGACTTGGAGCGGAGCTCGGATCCGACGATCGTGACTTTTGTGGGTCATTTACCCGCTGACGAGCTTGCGCGACTTAGGGAACGATGTCTAGCCCAGATCGTGCCCAGCGAGTGGCCGGAGAACGCCCCACTGTCCGCCCTCGAGGCCGCGATCGATGGCGTGCCCCTTATCGCTTCTCCTCGTGGTGGTTTGCCCGAGTTCGCCAACATCGGTGCGCGGGTGTCCTTTATGAACGAGATCACCGGCGCCTCGCTACAGGCGGCTGTGCGCGAGTTGGATTCGCGCTCAGGAAACATGGATTTGTTGCGAGAGACGCTCTCGTGGTCACGCCATTTACGACTGGTAACCGAGGTGTACGGAAGGGTCACGGCTTGA